The following coding sequences are from one Chitinivibrionales bacterium window:
- a CDS encoding molybdenum-binding protein, whose protein sequence is MKYGARNNITAKVQSIKKGDVMSLVKFEVMVPSEMASVLTTESVENLDLRHGDQVQLVVKAINVLPVKE, encoded by the coding sequence ATGAAATATGGAGCTCGCAATAATATTACTGCAAAAGTGCAATCGATTAAAAAGGGTGATGTAATGTCGCTTGTTAAATTCGAAGTGATGGTTCCTTCGGAAATGGCCTCGGTGCTGACAACCGAATCTGTCGAAAATCTGGATCTTCGGCATGGCGATCAGGTACAGCTCGTCGTAAAAGCAATTAATGTGCTGCCGGTAAAAGAATAA